The Brachyhypopomus gauderio isolate BG-103 chromosome 7, BGAUD_0.2, whole genome shotgun sequence genome has a window encoding:
- the nek10 gene encoding serine/threonine-protein kinase Nek10 isoform X2, giving the protein MPPPDRQTRRHDTPVKKAKEKELLDLRRLLSIVSAPAKQQRSRHGNEKKNMKYSYTEARELDNFSVKYRDKKHFCGDPHHGLFLDIFAALIKNRLSSREWMERSPSESILRVLICLRLLIRDPPYQKVFYELNGLSHLLKYMELVTSGYLEYGDQSMERDQLVTMTYMCQKLSTTEEQRKWVIECDAHKTLVRLLSAQDNDVLLGALLALTTLADSLEAKEKIGELSVVENLLVILQEYEMLSKRLSAELLRLLCPVPRVREQVRQSEGVPVLLSTLHTDHLKLLWSTTWTLVQLCQDPESSADICAWGGVQQLLHILQGERTYVCDRSSIETLSSANAAGRLRVQHVSEELSPHEAEDNTTALHAACCAAITELSLDDTAAHHVVQENGVFIIGRLILPHGSATGEKAASLQCYAFRALRFLFSIKRNRHVFKRLFPPELFEMFIDIGHYVRDITAYEPLREKVTLLPKEELDGLRERIESVNQNRTPLKVINGYSILDHLGSGAFGSVFKVRKQGAQNLLALKEVNLHNPAFGHDKKSRDSNVEKIVSELTIIKEQMVHPNIVKYLRTFIEGERLYIVMELVEGAPLADYISSLKEKQHTFTEERVWNIFIQMCLALRYLHKEKRIVHRDLTPSNIMLGERDKVTITDFGLAKQKEESSKLMSVVGTILYSCPEIVKSEPYGEKADVWAMGCVFYEMVTLRPPFYSANMLSLATKIVEAAFEPVENNNFSERVTDMVKWCLTPSADLRPDIVQVSSRICDLMMLFLDGLSASYNTLEKRAEREWRRAQTYWLENNRMKLTHHTLATPPGSTFKDRSLVIQDTHWSVRSDLHYSGENLTQDIESSHITIAAGSTMNTGQTQANVLQSQSSDSVKSLDSYSVFEEETQTGGGLDFVQSKAQPAPAGICVSHRKVRQIDDPNIRLLGLLHKIIFITQLPPGPENTFQRRAVERFKKTLFQCGSSPSVLKIELNKVLQGSQEMVDLISGSRRRWSMVRSFSRHPHRAETPGEKGYSSLQEGITYEQLQTMIEDILDQCGCYNAPVVRGELEGRAGNSRPASP; this is encoded by the exons ATGCCTCCCCcagacagacaaacaagaaGACATGACACACCTGTTAAGAAAGCCAAGGAAAA AGAGCTACTCGACCTCAGGAGACTTCTTTCAATCGTCTCGGCCCCTGCTAAACAGCAG AGGTCCCGTCAtggaaatgaaaagaaaaatatGAAATACTCATACACCGAGGCACGAGAGCTGGACAATTTCAG TGTAAAATATAGAGATAAGAAGCATTTCTGTGGCGACCCTCATCATGGTCTCTTCCTGGATATCTTTGCTGCCTTGATCAAAAACAGACTCAGCTCCAG AGAGTGGATGGAACGTTCTCCATCAGAAAGCATCCTGAGAGTTCTCATCTGTTTGAGACTGTTAATAAGAGACCCGCCTTACCAG AAAGTCTTCTATGAGCTCAATGGATTAAGTCATCTCTTAAAG TACATGGAGTTAGTCACCAGTGGCTATCTGGAGTATGGAGACCAATCAATGGAACGAGATCAGCTGGTCACTATGACTT ATATGTGTCAAAAACTTTCCACAACAGAAGAACAAAGAAAGTGGGTGATTGAATGTGATGCTCATAAG ACTCTGGTGAGGCTTCTTTCTGCGCAGGACAACGATGTGCTATTAGGTGCTCTTCTGGCCCTCACCACGCTAGCAGACAG CCTGGAGGCCAAGGAGAAGATTGGAGAGCTGTCTGTTGTGGAAAATCTTCTTGTCATTTTGCAAGAATATGAAATGTTATCAAAAAG GCTGAGCGCGGAGCTGCTGCGTCTGCTCTGTCCCGTCCCACGCGTGCGGGAGCAGGTGCGTCAGAGCGAGGGAGTTCCTGTGCTTCTGAGTACGCTCCACACGGATCACCTGAAGCTGCTGTGGAGCACCACGTGGACCCTTGTTCAGCTGTGCCAGGACCCGGAGAGCAGCGCAGACATCTGCGCCTGGGGCGGCGTCCAACagctgctgcacatcctgcagGG AGAGCGAACGTATGTGTGTGATCGCTCGTCCATAGAGACGCTGTCCAGCGCTAACGCCGCAGGACGCCTGCGTGTGCAGCACGTGTCCGAGGAGCTCAGTCCACACGAAGCGGAGGATAACACCACGGCTCTGCACGCCG CGTGCTGCGCGGCCATAACGGAGCTGTCACTGGACGACACGGCGGCACATCACGTGGTGCAG GAGAACGGAGTGTTCATTATAGGCCGACTGATACTGCCTCACGGCTCAGCAACTGGAGAAAAGGCAGCATCACTACAG TGTTACGCTTTCAGGGCCCTACGATTCCTTTTCAGTATAAAACGCAACaggcatgtttttaaaag ACTCTTCCCACCCGAACTATTTGAGATGTTCATTGACATCGGACACTATGTGAGAGACATCACTGCTTATGAGCCACTGCGGGAAAAAGTCACGTTACTTCCG AAGGAAGAACTGGatggactgagggagagaattGAGTCAGTGAACCAGAACCGGACACCCCTTAAAGTTATCAATGGCTATTCCATTCTGGACCATCTGGGCAGTGGAGCTTTTGGTAGTGTTTTCAAG GTGCGTAAACAGGGTGCACAGAACCTCCTAGCACTGAAGGAAGTCAACCTCCACAACCCTGCTTTTGGGCATGACAAGAAGTCCAGAGACAGCAATGTTGAGAAGATTGTGTCAGAGCTTACCATAATCAAAGAACAG ATGGTACACCCAAATATTGTCAAATACTTAAGGACATTTATAGAAG GTGAGCGGCTATATATTGTAATGGAGCTTGTGGAAGGGGCTCCACTCGCCGACTACATCAGCTCTCTCAAAGAGAAACAGCACACGTTCACCGAAGAGAGAGTGTGGAACATTTTTATCCAG ATGTGTCTCGCATTAAGGTACTTACACAAGGAGAAGAGGATTGTCCACAGAGACCTCACTCCCAGCAACATCATGCTTGGGGAGAGAGACAAAGTCACTATCA CTGACTTTGGTCTGGCAAAGCAAAAGGAAGAAAGTAGCAAGCTCATGTCTGTTGTGGGCACCATTCTCTACTCCTG TCCAGAGATCGTGAAGAGTGAGCCTTATGGGGAGAAGGCGGACGTGTGGGCCATGGGTTGTGTCTTCTACGAGATGGTCACTCTCAGACCTCCGTTCTACAGTGCCAACATGCTCTCCCTTGCTACCAAG ATAGTGGAGGCGGCATTTGAGCCAGTGGAGAACAACAATTTTTCAGAAAGAGTTACAGACATGGTTAAATG GTGCCTGACCCCGAGTGCTGACCTGCGACCTGACATTGTACAGGTCAGCTCCAGGATCTGTGATCTGATGATGCTCTTCCTGGATGGCCTGAGTGCCTCTTATAACACTCTTGAGAAGAGGGCGGAGCGAGAGTGGAGGCGTGCGCAGACGTACTGGCTGGAAAACAACCGCATGAAGCTCACACATCACACTTTGGCCACGCCTCCG GGTTCGACGTTTAAAGATCGTTCCCTTGTTATTCAAGATACCCACTGGTCAGTGAGAAGTGACCTACATTACTCTGGAGAGAACCTCACTCAAG ATATTGAATCAAGTCATATCACAATAGCAGCTGGGTCTACTATGAATACAGGCCAAACACAGGCAAATGTACTCCAAAGTCAAA GTTCAGACTCAGTAAAGTCCCTTGACAGCTATTCAGTATTTGAGGAAGAAACCCAAACTGG TGGAGGGCTTGATTTTGTGCAGTCCAAGGCGCAACCAG CACCTGCAGGAATCTGCGTATCCCACAGAAAGGTTCGGCAAATCGACGATCCTAACATTAGGCTACTTGGACTACTTCATAAGATTATATTCATTACTCAG CTTCCACCAGGACCTGAAAACACTTTCCAGCGGCGTGCAGTAGAACGTTTCAAGAAAACACTCTTCCAATGTGGCAGCAGTCCGTCTGTCCTGAAAATCGAGCTAAATAAG GTCCTTCAGGGAAGTCAAGAGATGGTGGACTTGATATCAGGCAGCAGGCGGCGGTGGTCCATGGTCCGGTCTTTTAGCAGACACCCACACAGAGCTGAGACACCCG ggGAGAAGGGTTACTCGAGCCTCCAGGAGGGGATCACATACGAGCAGCTACAG ACTATGATCGAGGACATACTGGACCAATGTGGTTGTTACAATGCACCTGTGGTCAG GGGTGAGTTAGAGGGGAGGGCTGGAAACAGCAGACCTGCAAGTCCATGA
- the nek10 gene encoding serine/threonine-protein kinase Nek10 isoform X1 has product MPPPDRQTRRHDTPVKKAKEKELLDLRRLLSIVSAPAKQQVTAMRSRHGNEKKNMKYSYTEARELDNFSVKYRDKKHFCGDPHHGLFLDIFAALIKNRLSSREWMERSPSESILRVLICLRLLIRDPPYQKVFYELNGLSHLLKYMELVTSGYLEYGDQSMERDQLVTMTYMCQKLSTTEEQRKWVIECDAHKTLVRLLSAQDNDVLLGALLALTTLADSLEAKEKIGELSVVENLLVILQEYEMLSKRLSAELLRLLCPVPRVREQVRQSEGVPVLLSTLHTDHLKLLWSTTWTLVQLCQDPESSADICAWGGVQQLLHILQGERTYVCDRSSIETLSSANAAGRLRVQHVSEELSPHEAEDNTTALHAACCAAITELSLDDTAAHHVVQENGVFIIGRLILPHGSATGEKAASLQCYAFRALRFLFSIKRNRHVFKRLFPPELFEMFIDIGHYVRDITAYEPLREKVTLLPKEELDGLRERIESVNQNRTPLKVINGYSILDHLGSGAFGSVFKVRKQGAQNLLALKEVNLHNPAFGHDKKSRDSNVEKIVSELTIIKEQMVHPNIVKYLRTFIEGERLYIVMELVEGAPLADYISSLKEKQHTFTEERVWNIFIQMCLALRYLHKEKRIVHRDLTPSNIMLGERDKVTITDFGLAKQKEESSKLMSVVGTILYSCPEIVKSEPYGEKADVWAMGCVFYEMVTLRPPFYSANMLSLATKIVEAAFEPVENNNFSERVTDMVKWCLTPSADLRPDIVQVSSRICDLMMLFLDGLSASYNTLEKRAEREWRRAQTYWLENNRMKLTHHTLATPPGSTFKDRSLVIQDTHWSVRSDLHYSGENLTQDIESSHITIAAGSTMNTGQTQANVLQSQSSDSVKSLDSYSVFEEETQTGGGLDFVQSKAQPAPAGICVSHRKVRQIDDPNIRLLGLLHKIIFITQLPPGPENTFQRRAVERFKKTLFQCGSSPSVLKIELNKVLQGSQEMVDLISGSRRRWSMVRSFSRHPHRAETPGEKGYSSLQEGITYEQLQTMIEDILDQCGCYNAPVVRGELEGRAGNSRPASP; this is encoded by the exons ATGCCTCCCCcagacagacaaacaagaaGACATGACACACCTGTTAAGAAAGCCAAGGAAAA AGAGCTACTCGACCTCAGGAGACTTCTTTCAATCGTCTCGGCCCCTGCTAAACAGCAGGTAACAGCCATG AGGTCCCGTCAtggaaatgaaaagaaaaatatGAAATACTCATACACCGAGGCACGAGAGCTGGACAATTTCAG TGTAAAATATAGAGATAAGAAGCATTTCTGTGGCGACCCTCATCATGGTCTCTTCCTGGATATCTTTGCTGCCTTGATCAAAAACAGACTCAGCTCCAG AGAGTGGATGGAACGTTCTCCATCAGAAAGCATCCTGAGAGTTCTCATCTGTTTGAGACTGTTAATAAGAGACCCGCCTTACCAG AAAGTCTTCTATGAGCTCAATGGATTAAGTCATCTCTTAAAG TACATGGAGTTAGTCACCAGTGGCTATCTGGAGTATGGAGACCAATCAATGGAACGAGATCAGCTGGTCACTATGACTT ATATGTGTCAAAAACTTTCCACAACAGAAGAACAAAGAAAGTGGGTGATTGAATGTGATGCTCATAAG ACTCTGGTGAGGCTTCTTTCTGCGCAGGACAACGATGTGCTATTAGGTGCTCTTCTGGCCCTCACCACGCTAGCAGACAG CCTGGAGGCCAAGGAGAAGATTGGAGAGCTGTCTGTTGTGGAAAATCTTCTTGTCATTTTGCAAGAATATGAAATGTTATCAAAAAG GCTGAGCGCGGAGCTGCTGCGTCTGCTCTGTCCCGTCCCACGCGTGCGGGAGCAGGTGCGTCAGAGCGAGGGAGTTCCTGTGCTTCTGAGTACGCTCCACACGGATCACCTGAAGCTGCTGTGGAGCACCACGTGGACCCTTGTTCAGCTGTGCCAGGACCCGGAGAGCAGCGCAGACATCTGCGCCTGGGGCGGCGTCCAACagctgctgcacatcctgcagGG AGAGCGAACGTATGTGTGTGATCGCTCGTCCATAGAGACGCTGTCCAGCGCTAACGCCGCAGGACGCCTGCGTGTGCAGCACGTGTCCGAGGAGCTCAGTCCACACGAAGCGGAGGATAACACCACGGCTCTGCACGCCG CGTGCTGCGCGGCCATAACGGAGCTGTCACTGGACGACACGGCGGCACATCACGTGGTGCAG GAGAACGGAGTGTTCATTATAGGCCGACTGATACTGCCTCACGGCTCAGCAACTGGAGAAAAGGCAGCATCACTACAG TGTTACGCTTTCAGGGCCCTACGATTCCTTTTCAGTATAAAACGCAACaggcatgtttttaaaag ACTCTTCCCACCCGAACTATTTGAGATGTTCATTGACATCGGACACTATGTGAGAGACATCACTGCTTATGAGCCACTGCGGGAAAAAGTCACGTTACTTCCG AAGGAAGAACTGGatggactgagggagagaattGAGTCAGTGAACCAGAACCGGACACCCCTTAAAGTTATCAATGGCTATTCCATTCTGGACCATCTGGGCAGTGGAGCTTTTGGTAGTGTTTTCAAG GTGCGTAAACAGGGTGCACAGAACCTCCTAGCACTGAAGGAAGTCAACCTCCACAACCCTGCTTTTGGGCATGACAAGAAGTCCAGAGACAGCAATGTTGAGAAGATTGTGTCAGAGCTTACCATAATCAAAGAACAG ATGGTACACCCAAATATTGTCAAATACTTAAGGACATTTATAGAAG GTGAGCGGCTATATATTGTAATGGAGCTTGTGGAAGGGGCTCCACTCGCCGACTACATCAGCTCTCTCAAAGAGAAACAGCACACGTTCACCGAAGAGAGAGTGTGGAACATTTTTATCCAG ATGTGTCTCGCATTAAGGTACTTACACAAGGAGAAGAGGATTGTCCACAGAGACCTCACTCCCAGCAACATCATGCTTGGGGAGAGAGACAAAGTCACTATCA CTGACTTTGGTCTGGCAAAGCAAAAGGAAGAAAGTAGCAAGCTCATGTCTGTTGTGGGCACCATTCTCTACTCCTG TCCAGAGATCGTGAAGAGTGAGCCTTATGGGGAGAAGGCGGACGTGTGGGCCATGGGTTGTGTCTTCTACGAGATGGTCACTCTCAGACCTCCGTTCTACAGTGCCAACATGCTCTCCCTTGCTACCAAG ATAGTGGAGGCGGCATTTGAGCCAGTGGAGAACAACAATTTTTCAGAAAGAGTTACAGACATGGTTAAATG GTGCCTGACCCCGAGTGCTGACCTGCGACCTGACATTGTACAGGTCAGCTCCAGGATCTGTGATCTGATGATGCTCTTCCTGGATGGCCTGAGTGCCTCTTATAACACTCTTGAGAAGAGGGCGGAGCGAGAGTGGAGGCGTGCGCAGACGTACTGGCTGGAAAACAACCGCATGAAGCTCACACATCACACTTTGGCCACGCCTCCG GGTTCGACGTTTAAAGATCGTTCCCTTGTTATTCAAGATACCCACTGGTCAGTGAGAAGTGACCTACATTACTCTGGAGAGAACCTCACTCAAG ATATTGAATCAAGTCATATCACAATAGCAGCTGGGTCTACTATGAATACAGGCCAAACACAGGCAAATGTACTCCAAAGTCAAA GTTCAGACTCAGTAAAGTCCCTTGACAGCTATTCAGTATTTGAGGAAGAAACCCAAACTGG TGGAGGGCTTGATTTTGTGCAGTCCAAGGCGCAACCAG CACCTGCAGGAATCTGCGTATCCCACAGAAAGGTTCGGCAAATCGACGATCCTAACATTAGGCTACTTGGACTACTTCATAAGATTATATTCATTACTCAG CTTCCACCAGGACCTGAAAACACTTTCCAGCGGCGTGCAGTAGAACGTTTCAAGAAAACACTCTTCCAATGTGGCAGCAGTCCGTCTGTCCTGAAAATCGAGCTAAATAAG GTCCTTCAGGGAAGTCAAGAGATGGTGGACTTGATATCAGGCAGCAGGCGGCGGTGGTCCATGGTCCGGTCTTTTAGCAGACACCCACACAGAGCTGAGACACCCG ggGAGAAGGGTTACTCGAGCCTCCAGGAGGGGATCACATACGAGCAGCTACAG ACTATGATCGAGGACATACTGGACCAATGTGGTTGTTACAATGCACCTGTGGTCAG GGGTGAGTTAGAGGGGAGGGCTGGAAACAGCAGACCTGCAAGTCCATGA
- the nek10 gene encoding serine/threonine-protein kinase Nek10 isoform X3 — MPPPDRQTRRHDTPVKKAKEKELLDLRRLLSIVSAPAKQQVTAMRSRHGNEKKNMKYSYTEARELDNFSVKYRDKKHFCGDPHHGLFLDIFAALIKNRLSSREWMERSPSESILRVLICLRLLIRDPPYQKVFYELNGLSHLLKYMELVTSGYLEYGDQSMERDQLVTMTYMCQKLSTTEEQRKWVIECDAHKTLVRLLSAQDNDVLLGALLALTTLADSLEAKEKIGELSVVENLLVILQEYEMLSKRLSAELLRLLCPVPRVREQVRQSEGVPVLLSTLHTDHLKLLWSTTWTLVQLCQDPESSADICAWGGVQQLLHILQGERTYVCDRSSIETLSSANAAGRLRVQHVSEELSPHEAEDNTTALHAACCAAITELSLDDTAAHHVVQENGVFIIGRLILPHGSATGEKAASLQCYAFRALRFLFSIKRNRHVFKRLFPPELFEMFIDIGHYVRDITAYEPLREKVTLLPKEELDGLRERIESVNQNRTPLKVINGYSILDHLGSGAFGSVFKVRKQGAQNLLALKEVNLHNPAFGHDKKSRDSNVEKIVSELTIIKEQMVHPNIVKYLRTFIEGERLYIVMELVEGAPLADYISSLKEKQHTFTEERVWNIFIQMCLALRYLHKEKRIVHRDLTPSNIMLGERDKVTITDFGLAKQKEESSKLMSVVGTILYSCPEIVKSEPYGEKADVWAMGCVFYEMVTLRPPFYSANMLSLATKIVEAAFEPVENNNFSERVTDMVKWCLTPSADLRPDIVQVSSRICDLMMLFLDGLSASYNTLEKRAEREWRRAQTYWLENNRMKLTHHTLATPPGSTFKDRSLVIQDTHWSVRSDLHYSGENLTQDIESSHITIAAGSTMNTGQTQANVLQSQSSDSVKSLDSYSVFEEETQTGGGLDFVQSKAQPAPAGICVSHRKVRQIDDPNIRLLGLLHKIIFITQLPPGPENTFQRRAVERFKKTLFQCGSSPSVLKIELNKVLQGSQEMVDLISGSRRRWSMVRSFSRHPHRAETPGEKGYSSLQEGITYEQLQG; from the exons ATGCCTCCCCcagacagacaaacaagaaGACATGACACACCTGTTAAGAAAGCCAAGGAAAA AGAGCTACTCGACCTCAGGAGACTTCTTTCAATCGTCTCGGCCCCTGCTAAACAGCAGGTAACAGCCATG AGGTCCCGTCAtggaaatgaaaagaaaaatatGAAATACTCATACACCGAGGCACGAGAGCTGGACAATTTCAG TGTAAAATATAGAGATAAGAAGCATTTCTGTGGCGACCCTCATCATGGTCTCTTCCTGGATATCTTTGCTGCCTTGATCAAAAACAGACTCAGCTCCAG AGAGTGGATGGAACGTTCTCCATCAGAAAGCATCCTGAGAGTTCTCATCTGTTTGAGACTGTTAATAAGAGACCCGCCTTACCAG AAAGTCTTCTATGAGCTCAATGGATTAAGTCATCTCTTAAAG TACATGGAGTTAGTCACCAGTGGCTATCTGGAGTATGGAGACCAATCAATGGAACGAGATCAGCTGGTCACTATGACTT ATATGTGTCAAAAACTTTCCACAACAGAAGAACAAAGAAAGTGGGTGATTGAATGTGATGCTCATAAG ACTCTGGTGAGGCTTCTTTCTGCGCAGGACAACGATGTGCTATTAGGTGCTCTTCTGGCCCTCACCACGCTAGCAGACAG CCTGGAGGCCAAGGAGAAGATTGGAGAGCTGTCTGTTGTGGAAAATCTTCTTGTCATTTTGCAAGAATATGAAATGTTATCAAAAAG GCTGAGCGCGGAGCTGCTGCGTCTGCTCTGTCCCGTCCCACGCGTGCGGGAGCAGGTGCGTCAGAGCGAGGGAGTTCCTGTGCTTCTGAGTACGCTCCACACGGATCACCTGAAGCTGCTGTGGAGCACCACGTGGACCCTTGTTCAGCTGTGCCAGGACCCGGAGAGCAGCGCAGACATCTGCGCCTGGGGCGGCGTCCAACagctgctgcacatcctgcagGG AGAGCGAACGTATGTGTGTGATCGCTCGTCCATAGAGACGCTGTCCAGCGCTAACGCCGCAGGACGCCTGCGTGTGCAGCACGTGTCCGAGGAGCTCAGTCCACACGAAGCGGAGGATAACACCACGGCTCTGCACGCCG CGTGCTGCGCGGCCATAACGGAGCTGTCACTGGACGACACGGCGGCACATCACGTGGTGCAG GAGAACGGAGTGTTCATTATAGGCCGACTGATACTGCCTCACGGCTCAGCAACTGGAGAAAAGGCAGCATCACTACAG TGTTACGCTTTCAGGGCCCTACGATTCCTTTTCAGTATAAAACGCAACaggcatgtttttaaaag ACTCTTCCCACCCGAACTATTTGAGATGTTCATTGACATCGGACACTATGTGAGAGACATCACTGCTTATGAGCCACTGCGGGAAAAAGTCACGTTACTTCCG AAGGAAGAACTGGatggactgagggagagaattGAGTCAGTGAACCAGAACCGGACACCCCTTAAAGTTATCAATGGCTATTCCATTCTGGACCATCTGGGCAGTGGAGCTTTTGGTAGTGTTTTCAAG GTGCGTAAACAGGGTGCACAGAACCTCCTAGCACTGAAGGAAGTCAACCTCCACAACCCTGCTTTTGGGCATGACAAGAAGTCCAGAGACAGCAATGTTGAGAAGATTGTGTCAGAGCTTACCATAATCAAAGAACAG ATGGTACACCCAAATATTGTCAAATACTTAAGGACATTTATAGAAG GTGAGCGGCTATATATTGTAATGGAGCTTGTGGAAGGGGCTCCACTCGCCGACTACATCAGCTCTCTCAAAGAGAAACAGCACACGTTCACCGAAGAGAGAGTGTGGAACATTTTTATCCAG ATGTGTCTCGCATTAAGGTACTTACACAAGGAGAAGAGGATTGTCCACAGAGACCTCACTCCCAGCAACATCATGCTTGGGGAGAGAGACAAAGTCACTATCA CTGACTTTGGTCTGGCAAAGCAAAAGGAAGAAAGTAGCAAGCTCATGTCTGTTGTGGGCACCATTCTCTACTCCTG TCCAGAGATCGTGAAGAGTGAGCCTTATGGGGAGAAGGCGGACGTGTGGGCCATGGGTTGTGTCTTCTACGAGATGGTCACTCTCAGACCTCCGTTCTACAGTGCCAACATGCTCTCCCTTGCTACCAAG ATAGTGGAGGCGGCATTTGAGCCAGTGGAGAACAACAATTTTTCAGAAAGAGTTACAGACATGGTTAAATG GTGCCTGACCCCGAGTGCTGACCTGCGACCTGACATTGTACAGGTCAGCTCCAGGATCTGTGATCTGATGATGCTCTTCCTGGATGGCCTGAGTGCCTCTTATAACACTCTTGAGAAGAGGGCGGAGCGAGAGTGGAGGCGTGCGCAGACGTACTGGCTGGAAAACAACCGCATGAAGCTCACACATCACACTTTGGCCACGCCTCCG GGTTCGACGTTTAAAGATCGTTCCCTTGTTATTCAAGATACCCACTGGTCAGTGAGAAGTGACCTACATTACTCTGGAGAGAACCTCACTCAAG ATATTGAATCAAGTCATATCACAATAGCAGCTGGGTCTACTATGAATACAGGCCAAACACAGGCAAATGTACTCCAAAGTCAAA GTTCAGACTCAGTAAAGTCCCTTGACAGCTATTCAGTATTTGAGGAAGAAACCCAAACTGG TGGAGGGCTTGATTTTGTGCAGTCCAAGGCGCAACCAG CACCTGCAGGAATCTGCGTATCCCACAGAAAGGTTCGGCAAATCGACGATCCTAACATTAGGCTACTTGGACTACTTCATAAGATTATATTCATTACTCAG CTTCCACCAGGACCTGAAAACACTTTCCAGCGGCGTGCAGTAGAACGTTTCAAGAAAACACTCTTCCAATGTGGCAGCAGTCCGTCTGTCCTGAAAATCGAGCTAAATAAG GTCCTTCAGGGAAGTCAAGAGATGGTGGACTTGATATCAGGCAGCAGGCGGCGGTGGTCCATGGTCCGGTCTTTTAGCAGACACCCACACAGAGCTGAGACACCCG ggGAGAAGGGTTACTCGAGCCTCCAGGAGGGGATCACATACGAGCAGCTACAG GGGTGA